A region of Vitis riparia cultivar Riparia Gloire de Montpellier isolate 1030 chromosome 12, EGFV_Vit.rip_1.0, whole genome shotgun sequence DNA encodes the following proteins:
- the LOC117927354 gene encoding U-box domain-containing protein 17-like isoform X1: MATPTMFSSLRRRISPSLEAFLAPSQVNESTILQTLTICSKELVLSFSDTFVPCHRKNFQSLIRKIDIFVSLFEHFNDLGSGCFFFTAILCFKEMYVMLSRTKMLLDYCSQSSRLWLLLQNSTISTHFLDLNKDILTFLDVFPCEEIELCQDVKELMELLKKQLKREKLFIDQHDEAMRVQLYNFLHEFEVGGIPDKAELQMFFVEGLGIRDEKSCRSEIEFLEELIYNHENDVEPTSSVIKGAVALTQYCRFLIFGFGGDDDTMCLENCKKEREGVASQETMETLGTVPKDFCCPISLDLMQDPVIVSTGHTYDRYSITQWMEEGNYSCPQTGQMLAHTRLVPNIALRRLISEWCIAHGISFDPIETGDKSMGTISVALPTRAVIEVNRATAKILVEQLSCGSDGAKIIAAHELRLLAKTRRESRVCIAQAGAIPLLQRLLSSPNPAAQENAVTAILNLSLYEDNKSLIVEEPGCLSLIVEVLRFGHTEESRENAAATLFSLSVVHDYKKRITDENGAISALAGLLKEGTQRGKKDAVTALFNLSTHMDNCSRMIEAGAITALVDAMETEGVAEEALGVLGMLVRQPIGAQAVNKEERAVPRLINMMRHGTSRGKENAVSAMLELCRNGGPSIIQKVAKVPAFSSLLHILLYTGTKRARRKAASLARVCQKYEAVALPYGLWGVGYTFSSNSSANLGSSFTSDVSVSMSISVPVLWGMLGLLFHGLCLMHASCLGFLV; this comes from the exons ATGGCTACACCCACCATGTTCTCATCCCTGAGGAGGAGAATATCACCTTCTTTGGAAGCTTTCTTGGCTCCCAGTCAAGTCAATGAGTCCACGATTCTGCAGACACTAACAATCTGCTCCAAAGAACTTGTTTTGTCTTTCTCCGATACATTTGTTCCTTGTCATCGGAAAAATTTCCAATCCTTAATCCGGAAGATTGATATCTTTGTTTCGCTCTTTGAGCATTTCAATGATTTGGGGTCTGGCTGTTTTTTCTTCACTGCAATTCTATGCTTTAAGGAGATGTATGTTATGTTGTCTCGAACAAAGATGTTATTGGATTATTGCTCGCAATCGAGCAGGTTATGGCTTTTACTTCAGAATTCAACAATTTCCACTCATTTTCTTGACCTGAACAAGGATATTTTGACGTTTTTAGATGTATTTCCTTGCGAAGAAATAGAGTTGTGTCAGGATGTTAAGGAATTAATGGAGCTTTTGAAGAAGcaattgaaaagagagaaattgTTCATTGATCAGCATGATGAGGCAATGAGGGTTCAGTTGTATAATTTTCTCCATGAATTTGAGGTAGGAGGGATACCGGATAAAGCAGAGCTTCAAATGTTTTTTGTGGAAGGATTGGGGATTCGGGATGAGAAGAGTTGTAGAAGTGAGATTGAGTTTCTTGAGGAGTTGATTTATAATCACGAGAATGATGTCGAACCCACTTCATCAGTGATTAAGGGTGCTGTTGCGCTCACCCAGTATTGTAGATTCTTGATTTTTGGGTTTGGTGGAGATGACGACACAATGTGTTTGGAAAATTGTAAGAAAGAAAGGGAGGGTGTGGCTTCTCAAGAGACCATGGAGACATTAGGAACAGTTCCAAAGGACTTTTGTTGCCCAATTTCATTGGATTTGATGCAAGACCCTGTGATTGTATCCACTGGGCACACCTATGATCGATATTCAATAACTCAGTGGATGGAAGAAGGTAACTATAGCTGCCCGCAAACTGGGCAGATGCTTGCCCACACCCGCCTTGTCCCAAATATAGCTCTTCGAAGATTAATTTCTGAGTGGTGCATCGCTCATGGAATATCCTTTGACCCAATAGAAACTGGAGATAAAAGCATGGGGACTATTTCAGTGGCTTTGCCTACCAGGGCTGTGATTGAAGTTAATAGAGCCACTGCTAAGATTCTAGTGGAGCAGCTATCTTGTGGGTCAGATGGTGCAAAGATTATTGCTGCACATGAGCTGCGGTTGCTAGCAAAAACTAGAAGAGAGAGCCGTGTTTGTATTGCACAAGCAGGGGCAATCCCACTCCTTCAAAGGCTACTTTCGTCTCCTAATCCAGCTGCACAAGAGAATGCTGTGACAGCAATACTGAATTTATCCCTTTATGAAGATAATAAGAGCCTTATTGTGGAGGAACCAGGGTGTTTGTCTTTGATTGTTGAAGTACTTAGATTTGGGCACACAGAAGAGTCAAGGGAAAACGCTGCGGCAACACTGTTTAGCCTCTCTGTAGTTCATGACTATAAGAAGAGAATTACAGATGAAAACGGGGCTATCTCAGCACTGGCAGGGTTACTGAAGGAGGGAACTCAGAGAGGGAAGAAGGATGCTGTAACTGCACTCTTTAATTTGTCCACCCATATGGACAATTGCAGCAGAATGATAGAGGCAGGGGCTATTACAGCTCTGGTGGATGCAATGGAGACAGAAGGGGTAGCAGAGGAGGCATTGGGTGTGTTAGGCATGCTGGTCCGACAGCCAATAGGAGCCCAAGCAGTCAACAAGGAGGAAAGGGCAGTGCCAAGATTGATCAATATGATGAGGCATGGGACCTCAAGGGGGAAGGAGAATGCTGTGTCAGCAATGCTTGAGTTGTGTCGAAATGGTGGACCATCTATAATCCAGAAAGTTGCTAAGGTGCCTGCGTTTTCCAGCTTGCTCCACATTCTGCTGTACACAGGCACGAAGAGGGCCAGGAGGAAGGCAGCATCACTTGCTAGAGTTTGCCAGAAGTATGAGGCAGTTGCCTTGCCTTATGGGTTGTGGGGAGTAGGATATACATTCAGCAGTAACTCATCAGCAAATCTGGGCTCAAGTTTCACTAGTGATGTTTCAGTGTCAATGTCCATATCTGTGCCCGTTCTATGGGG GATGTTGGGTCTTCTCTTTCATGGGTTGTGCTTGATGCACGCATCATGTCTTGGCTTCTTGGTTTAA
- the LOC117927354 gene encoding U-box domain-containing protein 17-like isoform X3: protein MATPTMFSSLRRRISPSLEAFLAPSQVNESTILQTLTICSKELVLSFSDTFVPCHRKNFQSLIRKIDIFVSLFEHFNDLGSGCFFFTAILCFKEMYVMLSRTKMLLDYCSQSSRLWLLLQNSTISTHFLDLNKDILTFLDVFPCEEIELCQDVKELMELLKKQLKREKLFIDQHDEAMRVQLYNFLHEFEVGGIPDKAELQMFFVEGLGIRDEKSCRSEIEFLEELIYNHENDVEPTSSVIKGAVALTQYCRFLIFGFGGDDDTMCLENCKKEREGVASQETMETLGTVPKDFCCPISLDLMQDPVIVSTGHTYDRYSITQWMEEGNYSCPQTGQMLAHTRLVPNIALRRLISEWCIAHGISFDPIETGDKSMGTISVALPTRAVIEVNRATAKILVEQLSCGSDGAKIIAAHELRLLAKTRRESRVCIAQAGAIPLLQRLLSSPNPAAQENAVTAILNLSLYEDNKSLIVEEPGCLSLIVEVLRFGHTEESRENAAATLFSLSVVHDYKKRITDENGAISALAGLLKEGTQRGKKDAVTALFNLSTHMDNCSRMIEAGAITALVDAMETEGVAEEALGVLGMLVRQPIGAQAVNKEERAVPRLINMMRHGTSRGKENAVSAMLELCRNGGPSIIQKVAKVPAFSSLLHILLYTGTKRARRKAASLARVCQKYEAVALPYGLWGVGYTFSSNSSANLGSSFTSDVSVSMSISVPVLWGTR from the exons ATGGCTACACCCACCATGTTCTCATCCCTGAGGAGGAGAATATCACCTTCTTTGGAAGCTTTCTTGGCTCCCAGTCAAGTCAATGAGTCCACGATTCTGCAGACACTAACAATCTGCTCCAAAGAACTTGTTTTGTCTTTCTCCGATACATTTGTTCCTTGTCATCGGAAAAATTTCCAATCCTTAATCCGGAAGATTGATATCTTTGTTTCGCTCTTTGAGCATTTCAATGATTTGGGGTCTGGCTGTTTTTTCTTCACTGCAATTCTATGCTTTAAGGAGATGTATGTTATGTTGTCTCGAACAAAGATGTTATTGGATTATTGCTCGCAATCGAGCAGGTTATGGCTTTTACTTCAGAATTCAACAATTTCCACTCATTTTCTTGACCTGAACAAGGATATTTTGACGTTTTTAGATGTATTTCCTTGCGAAGAAATAGAGTTGTGTCAGGATGTTAAGGAATTAATGGAGCTTTTGAAGAAGcaattgaaaagagagaaattgTTCATTGATCAGCATGATGAGGCAATGAGGGTTCAGTTGTATAATTTTCTCCATGAATTTGAGGTAGGAGGGATACCGGATAAAGCAGAGCTTCAAATGTTTTTTGTGGAAGGATTGGGGATTCGGGATGAGAAGAGTTGTAGAAGTGAGATTGAGTTTCTTGAGGAGTTGATTTATAATCACGAGAATGATGTCGAACCCACTTCATCAGTGATTAAGGGTGCTGTTGCGCTCACCCAGTATTGTAGATTCTTGATTTTTGGGTTTGGTGGAGATGACGACACAATGTGTTTGGAAAATTGTAAGAAAGAAAGGGAGGGTGTGGCTTCTCAAGAGACCATGGAGACATTAGGAACAGTTCCAAAGGACTTTTGTTGCCCAATTTCATTGGATTTGATGCAAGACCCTGTGATTGTATCCACTGGGCACACCTATGATCGATATTCAATAACTCAGTGGATGGAAGAAGGTAACTATAGCTGCCCGCAAACTGGGCAGATGCTTGCCCACACCCGCCTTGTCCCAAATATAGCTCTTCGAAGATTAATTTCTGAGTGGTGCATCGCTCATGGAATATCCTTTGACCCAATAGAAACTGGAGATAAAAGCATGGGGACTATTTCAGTGGCTTTGCCTACCAGGGCTGTGATTGAAGTTAATAGAGCCACTGCTAAGATTCTAGTGGAGCAGCTATCTTGTGGGTCAGATGGTGCAAAGATTATTGCTGCACATGAGCTGCGGTTGCTAGCAAAAACTAGAAGAGAGAGCCGTGTTTGTATTGCACAAGCAGGGGCAATCCCACTCCTTCAAAGGCTACTTTCGTCTCCTAATCCAGCTGCACAAGAGAATGCTGTGACAGCAATACTGAATTTATCCCTTTATGAAGATAATAAGAGCCTTATTGTGGAGGAACCAGGGTGTTTGTCTTTGATTGTTGAAGTACTTAGATTTGGGCACACAGAAGAGTCAAGGGAAAACGCTGCGGCAACACTGTTTAGCCTCTCTGTAGTTCATGACTATAAGAAGAGAATTACAGATGAAAACGGGGCTATCTCAGCACTGGCAGGGTTACTGAAGGAGGGAACTCAGAGAGGGAAGAAGGATGCTGTAACTGCACTCTTTAATTTGTCCACCCATATGGACAATTGCAGCAGAATGATAGAGGCAGGGGCTATTACAGCTCTGGTGGATGCAATGGAGACAGAAGGGGTAGCAGAGGAGGCATTGGGTGTGTTAGGCATGCTGGTCCGACAGCCAATAGGAGCCCAAGCAGTCAACAAGGAGGAAAGGGCAGTGCCAAGATTGATCAATATGATGAGGCATGGGACCTCAAGGGGGAAGGAGAATGCTGTGTCAGCAATGCTTGAGTTGTGTCGAAATGGTGGACCATCTATAATCCAGAAAGTTGCTAAGGTGCCTGCGTTTTCCAGCTTGCTCCACATTCTGCTGTACACAGGCACGAAGAGGGCCAGGAGGAAGGCAGCATCACTTGCTAGAGTTTGCCAGAAGTATGAGGCAGTTGCCTTGCCTTATGGGTTGTGGGGAGTAGGATATACATTCAGCAGTAACTCATCAGCAAATCTGGGCTCAAGTTTCACTAGTGATGTTTCAGTGTCAATGTCCATATCTGTGCCCGTTCTATGGGG AACCAGGTAA
- the LOC117927354 gene encoding U-box domain-containing protein 17-like isoform X2: MATPTMFSSLRRRISPSLEAFLAPSQVNESTILQTLTICSKELVLSFSDTFVPCHRKNFQSLIRKIDIFVSLFEHFNDLGSGCFFFTAILCFKEMYVMLSRTKMLLDYCSQSSRLWLLLQNSTISTHFLDLNKDILTFLDVFPCEEIELCQDVKELMELLKKQLKREKLFIDQHDEAMRVQLYNFLHEFEVGGIPDKAELQMFFVEGLGIRDEKSCRSEIEFLEELIYNHENDVEPTSSVIKGAVALTQYCRFLIFGFGGDDDTMCLENCKKEREGVASQETMETLGTVPKDFCCPISLDLMQDPVIVSTGHTYDRYSITQWMEEGNYSCPQTGQMLAHTRLVPNIALRRLISEWCIAHGISFDPIETGDKSMGTISVALPTRAVIEVNRATAKILVEQLSCGSDGAKIIAAHELRLLAKTRRESRVCIAQAGAIPLLQRLLSSPNPAAQENAVTAILNLSLYEDNKSLIVEEPGCLSLIVEVLRFGHTEESRENAAATLFSLSVVHDYKKRITDENGAISALAGLLKEGTQRGKKDAVTALFNLSTHMDNCSRMIEAGAITALVDAMETEGVAEEALGVLGMLVRQPIGAQAVNKEERAVPRLINMMRHGTSRGKENAVSAMLELCRNGGPSIIQKVAKVPAFSSLLHILLYTGTKRARRKAASLARVCQKYEAVALPYGLWGVGYTFSSNSSANLGSSFTSDVSVSMSISVPVLWGESQLWITNSFQFEKALLE; encoded by the exons ATGGCTACACCCACCATGTTCTCATCCCTGAGGAGGAGAATATCACCTTCTTTGGAAGCTTTCTTGGCTCCCAGTCAAGTCAATGAGTCCACGATTCTGCAGACACTAACAATCTGCTCCAAAGAACTTGTTTTGTCTTTCTCCGATACATTTGTTCCTTGTCATCGGAAAAATTTCCAATCCTTAATCCGGAAGATTGATATCTTTGTTTCGCTCTTTGAGCATTTCAATGATTTGGGGTCTGGCTGTTTTTTCTTCACTGCAATTCTATGCTTTAAGGAGATGTATGTTATGTTGTCTCGAACAAAGATGTTATTGGATTATTGCTCGCAATCGAGCAGGTTATGGCTTTTACTTCAGAATTCAACAATTTCCACTCATTTTCTTGACCTGAACAAGGATATTTTGACGTTTTTAGATGTATTTCCTTGCGAAGAAATAGAGTTGTGTCAGGATGTTAAGGAATTAATGGAGCTTTTGAAGAAGcaattgaaaagagagaaattgTTCATTGATCAGCATGATGAGGCAATGAGGGTTCAGTTGTATAATTTTCTCCATGAATTTGAGGTAGGAGGGATACCGGATAAAGCAGAGCTTCAAATGTTTTTTGTGGAAGGATTGGGGATTCGGGATGAGAAGAGTTGTAGAAGTGAGATTGAGTTTCTTGAGGAGTTGATTTATAATCACGAGAATGATGTCGAACCCACTTCATCAGTGATTAAGGGTGCTGTTGCGCTCACCCAGTATTGTAGATTCTTGATTTTTGGGTTTGGTGGAGATGACGACACAATGTGTTTGGAAAATTGTAAGAAAGAAAGGGAGGGTGTGGCTTCTCAAGAGACCATGGAGACATTAGGAACAGTTCCAAAGGACTTTTGTTGCCCAATTTCATTGGATTTGATGCAAGACCCTGTGATTGTATCCACTGGGCACACCTATGATCGATATTCAATAACTCAGTGGATGGAAGAAGGTAACTATAGCTGCCCGCAAACTGGGCAGATGCTTGCCCACACCCGCCTTGTCCCAAATATAGCTCTTCGAAGATTAATTTCTGAGTGGTGCATCGCTCATGGAATATCCTTTGACCCAATAGAAACTGGAGATAAAAGCATGGGGACTATTTCAGTGGCTTTGCCTACCAGGGCTGTGATTGAAGTTAATAGAGCCACTGCTAAGATTCTAGTGGAGCAGCTATCTTGTGGGTCAGATGGTGCAAAGATTATTGCTGCACATGAGCTGCGGTTGCTAGCAAAAACTAGAAGAGAGAGCCGTGTTTGTATTGCACAAGCAGGGGCAATCCCACTCCTTCAAAGGCTACTTTCGTCTCCTAATCCAGCTGCACAAGAGAATGCTGTGACAGCAATACTGAATTTATCCCTTTATGAAGATAATAAGAGCCTTATTGTGGAGGAACCAGGGTGTTTGTCTTTGATTGTTGAAGTACTTAGATTTGGGCACACAGAAGAGTCAAGGGAAAACGCTGCGGCAACACTGTTTAGCCTCTCTGTAGTTCATGACTATAAGAAGAGAATTACAGATGAAAACGGGGCTATCTCAGCACTGGCAGGGTTACTGAAGGAGGGAACTCAGAGAGGGAAGAAGGATGCTGTAACTGCACTCTTTAATTTGTCCACCCATATGGACAATTGCAGCAGAATGATAGAGGCAGGGGCTATTACAGCTCTGGTGGATGCAATGGAGACAGAAGGGGTAGCAGAGGAGGCATTGGGTGTGTTAGGCATGCTGGTCCGACAGCCAATAGGAGCCCAAGCAGTCAACAAGGAGGAAAGGGCAGTGCCAAGATTGATCAATATGATGAGGCATGGGACCTCAAGGGGGAAGGAGAATGCTGTGTCAGCAATGCTTGAGTTGTGTCGAAATGGTGGACCATCTATAATCCAGAAAGTTGCTAAGGTGCCTGCGTTTTCCAGCTTGCTCCACATTCTGCTGTACACAGGCACGAAGAGGGCCAGGAGGAAGGCAGCATCACTTGCTAGAGTTTGCCAGAAGTATGAGGCAGTTGCCTTGCCTTATGGGTTGTGGGGAGTAGGATATACATTCAGCAGTAACTCATCAGCAAATCTGGGCTCAAGTTTCACTAGTGATGTTTCAGTGTCAATGTCCATATCTGTGCCCGTTCTATGGGG TGAATCACAGCTTTGGATCACCAATAGCTTCCAATTTGAGAAGGCATTGCTAGAATAA
- the LOC117926092 gene encoding uncharacterized mitochondrial protein AtMg00820-like, whose translation MSLYSSTNWSCRTQKSSSPRCGIVYTRRSHPQSLSVAYSISDPTTLQIQSVATPLVRRSPRVSEEIAALEANHTWDIEPCPPTIVPLGCKGVYSVKVRFDGSLDRYKVRLVALGNNQEYGVKYEETFAPMAKMITVCTILALAASSDWPLH comes from the exons ATGTCTCTTTACTCCTCAACAAATTGGAGTTGTCGAACGCAAAAATCTTCATCTCCTAGATGTG GTATTGTGTATACGAGACGCTCCCATCCACAGTCTCTTTCAGTGGCTTACTCGATATCTGATCCTACCACGCTCCAGATTCAGTCAGTTGCAACACCTTTAGTACGTCGCTCTCCTCGAGTGTCT GAAGAAATTGCCGCTCTAGAAGCCAAtcacacttgggacattgagccTTGTCCTCCCACTATTGTTCCTCTGGGTTGCAAAGGGGTTTACTCAGTCAAGGTCCGATTTGATGGAAGTTTGGATCGTTACAAAGTTCGGCTTGTTGCACTTGGGAATAATCAGGAATATGGTGTCAAGTATGAAGAGACCTTTGCTCCTATGGCTAAAATGATTACTGTTTGTACGATTCTAGCTCTTGCTGCTTCCAGTGATTGGCCACTACATTAG
- the LOC117927175 gene encoding uncharacterized protein LOC117927175 isoform X2, whose protein sequence is MSYGHWSLGNWQTGALPWRNWQTGVTNYARNRQPGATSSARNWQVRAEPMWNWQTGMAPPGNWQTGVAPRANWHTGPAPSWNRQTQVARGVGNWQNGMATMGNWRTGVTDGIGHWQTGLAPGGNWHIGPNYSPWDWQTGPNYSAWNWLTGLDYGAFFPWYLAFPAAWDASGAAQDPWRPLEESMPRILTGLQATLEFPDQWHIQMPAHEEQPRLTREEQRAALEKLKKEIYKPLLKRNGDNVGEDIHEKEKEKDQDTETCVICLEDFKPEEEVMLTPCNHMFHEDCIVPWVKSHGQCPICRLQFVRLLLNRNHPQ, encoded by the exons ATGAGCTACGGTCACTGGTCACTCGGAAATTGGCAGACCGGAGCTTTACCATGGAGGAATTGGCAAACAGGAGTGACCAATTATGCTAGGAATCGGCAGCCTGGAGCCACCAGTAGTGCTAGGAATTGGCAGGTTCGAGCAGAACCAATGTGGAATTGGCAGACAGGGATGGCACCACCAGGGAATTGGCAGACCGGAGTAGCACCACGGGCAAACTGGCATACTGGACCGGCACCATCCTGGAACCGGCAGACTCAAGTGGCCAGGGGTGTTGGGAACTGGCAGAATGGAATGGCAACAATGGGTAATTGGCGGACTGGAGTCACTGATGGTATCGGACATTGGCAGACTGGGCTGGCACCAGGAGGCAATTGGCATATTGGACCAAACTATAGCCCCTGGGATTGGCAGACTGGACCAAACTATAGTGCATGGAATTGGCTGACTGGACTGGACTACGGCGCATTCTTTCCCTGGTACCTTGCCTTCCCAGCAGCTTGG GATGCCAGTGGAGCTGCGCAGGATCCATGGAGGCCATTAGAAGAGAGCATGCCCCGCATCTTAACAGG TTTACAGGCTACCCTGGAATTTCCAGACCAATGGCATATACAGATGCCTGCACATGAAGAGCAGCCCAGATTGACTCGAGAAGAACAGAGGGCAGCCTTGGAGAAGCTAAAGAAAGAAATCTACAAGCCTCTGCTGAAGAGGAACGGTGACAATGTTGGGGAGGATATTCATgagaaggaaaaggagaaagacCAAGATACTGAGACGTGTGTCATTTGCTTAGAAGATTTCAAGCCTGAGGAGGAAGTGATGCTCACACCGTGCAACCATATGTTCCATGAGGATTGCATCGTTCCATGGGTGAAGAGCCATGGTCAGTGCCCCATCTGCCGTTTGCAATTCGTGAGGTTGCTCTTGAACAGAAATCATCCACAGTGA
- the LOC117927175 gene encoding uncharacterized protein LOC117927175 isoform X1 — protein MSYGHWSLGNWQTGALPWRNWQTGVTNYARNRQPGATSSARNWQVRAEPMWNWQTGMAPPGNWQTGVAPRANWHTGPAPSWNRQTQVARGVGNWQNGMATMGNWRTGVTDGIGHWQTGLAPGGNWHIGPNYSPWDWQTGPNYSAWNWLTGLDYGAFFPWYLAFPAAWDASGAAQDPWRPLEESMPRILTGFPPQPHPTSPKCSLQATLEFPDQWHIQMPAHEEQPRLTREEQRAALEKLKKEIYKPLLKRNGDNVGEDIHEKEKEKDQDTETCVICLEDFKPEEEVMLTPCNHMFHEDCIVPWVKSHGQCPICRLQFVRLLLNRNHPQ, from the exons ATGAGCTACGGTCACTGGTCACTCGGAAATTGGCAGACCGGAGCTTTACCATGGAGGAATTGGCAAACAGGAGTGACCAATTATGCTAGGAATCGGCAGCCTGGAGCCACCAGTAGTGCTAGGAATTGGCAGGTTCGAGCAGAACCAATGTGGAATTGGCAGACAGGGATGGCACCACCAGGGAATTGGCAGACCGGAGTAGCACCACGGGCAAACTGGCATACTGGACCGGCACCATCCTGGAACCGGCAGACTCAAGTGGCCAGGGGTGTTGGGAACTGGCAGAATGGAATGGCAACAATGGGTAATTGGCGGACTGGAGTCACTGATGGTATCGGACATTGGCAGACTGGGCTGGCACCAGGAGGCAATTGGCATATTGGACCAAACTATAGCCCCTGGGATTGGCAGACTGGACCAAACTATAGTGCATGGAATTGGCTGACTGGACTGGACTACGGCGCATTCTTTCCCTGGTACCTTGCCTTCCCAGCAGCTTGG GATGCCAGTGGAGCTGCGCAGGATCCATGGAGGCCATTAGAAGAGAGCATGCCCCGCATCTTAACAGG TTTCCCACCACAACCTCATCCCACCAGTCCAAAGTGCAGTTTACAGGCTACCCTGGAATTTCCAGACCAATGGCATATACAGATGCCTGCACATGAAGAGCAGCCCAGATTGACTCGAGAAGAACAGAGGGCAGCCTTGGAGAAGCTAAAGAAAGAAATCTACAAGCCTCTGCTGAAGAGGAACGGTGACAATGTTGGGGAGGATATTCATgagaaggaaaaggagaaagacCAAGATACTGAGACGTGTGTCATTTGCTTAGAAGATTTCAAGCCTGAGGAGGAAGTGATGCTCACACCGTGCAACCATATGTTCCATGAGGATTGCATCGTTCCATGGGTGAAGAGCCATGGTCAGTGCCCCATCTGCCGTTTGCAATTCGTGAGGTTGCTCTTGAACAGAAATCATCCACAGTGA